One genomic region from Quercus robur chromosome 4, dhQueRobu3.1, whole genome shotgun sequence encodes:
- the LOC126722103 gene encoding uncharacterized protein LOC126722103, translated as MAFKEPMHKILDRIKNESFFKWPNKMGGDPSRRNQNLYCTYHRDKGHTTEQCRVLKDHLGQLVKPGYLKEFVPDSADQEAGQGVQQKRNPLPPPLGMIEVIHAAPRGTAAAKGVLTVACAEGESPEKRMKVGRLTISFGKEDLEGTIQPHDDALVVTARISGFLVKRVMIDQGSGADIMYPDLFVGLGLKSQDLAKYDTPLVSFDGRVVIPEGQISLSVDMEGKEVIMTFIVVRSFSPYTAILGKPWIHAMKAVPSTLHVKVKFPTEYGVAVVRGNQRVARQCLVPAVRWKSEQIGQAEAIEKETL; from the coding sequence ATGGCGTTCAAAGAGCCTATGCACAAGATTCTAGATCGTATTAAGAACGAATCGTTCTTCAAGTGGCCGAATAAAATGGGGGGTGATCCATCTCGGAGGAATCAAAACTTGTACTGCACATACCATAGGGATAaagggcacaccaccgagcagtgtcggGTACTAAAAGATCATCTCGGACAGCTAGTAAAACCAGGGTATCTGAAAGAGTTCGTACCGGACTCCGCAGACCAGGAGGCCGGCCAGGGTGTTCAGCAGAAAAGGAATCCCCTCCCACCACCGCTGGGAATGATCGAAGTCATCCACGCTGCCCCGAGAGGTACGGCAGCAGCTAAGGGAGTACTGACAGTGGCctgcgcggagggagaatcaccCGAGAAGAGGATGAAAGTTGGTCGGCTAACCATCTCTTTTGGCAAGGAAGACTTGGAGGGGACGATccaacctcacgatgatgcaTTGGTAGTAACAGCTCGGATAAGCGGGTTCTTAGTGAAAAGAGTGATGATAGACCAAGGAAGCGGAGCTGACATAATGTACCCGGATCTGTTCGTAGGGCTCGGATTGAAGAgtcaggatttggcgaagtatgatACGCCgctggtctcgtttgacggaaGAGTCGTGATTCCCGAAGGACAGATTTCTCTCTCGgtggacatggaaggcaaggaaGTAATAATGACCTTCATTGTAGTCCGATCATTCTCACCGTACACTGCAATCCTAGGCAAACCGTGGATTCACGCAATGAAGGCCGTTCCGTCCACCCTGCACGTGAAAGTCAAATTTCCCACCGAGTATGGAGTCGCCGTGGTACGAGGGAACCAACGAGTGGCTAGGCAGTGTCTTGTCCCCGCGGTCAGATGGAAGAGCGAACAGATCGGACAAGCGGAGGCCATTGAAAAAGAAActttatag